A region of Ochotona princeps isolate mOchPri1 chromosome 2, mOchPri1.hap1, whole genome shotgun sequence DNA encodes the following proteins:
- the ANGPTL3 gene encoding angiopoietin-related protein 3 — MYTIKLFLFIAPLVISSRIDQDNSPFDSLPQEPKSRFAMLDDVKILANGLLQLGHGLKDFVHKTKGQINDIFQKLNIFDQSFYDLSLQTNEIKEEEKELRRTTSKLQVKNEEVKNMSLELNSKLESLLEEKILLQQKVRYLEEQLTNLIENQPEIQEHPEVASLKTFVEQQDNNIKDLLQTVEEQYKQLSQQHSQIKEIENQLRKTGFQEPTENFLSSKPRSPRTTPSLQLNKTKNAEEHGKPTDCTTIYNKGEHTSGVYAIRPSNSQVFKVYCDIKSGRPWTLIQHRIDGSQNFNETWENYKHGFGKLDGEFWLGLEKINSIVRESIYILRIELQDWKENQHYIEYSFHLGNHETNYTLHLVEISGNVPNVLAEHRDLVFSTWDHKAKAVINCPEIYSGGWWWNDACGGGNLNSKYNKPRANSKPERRRGICWKSQDGRLYSIKSTKMLIRPKDPESSE; from the exons ATGTACACAATTAAGCTCTTCCTTTTTATTGCTCCTCTAGTTATTTCTTCTAGAATTGATCAAGACAATTCACCATTTGATTCTCTACCTCAGGAACCAAAATCAAGATTTGCTATGTTAGATGATGTGAAAATTTTAGCCAATGGCCTTCTTCAGCTAGGACATGGTCTTAAAGACTTTGTCCATAAGACTAAAGGACAAATtaatgacatttttcaaaaacttaACATATTTGACCAATCTTTTTATGATTTATCATTACAAACCAATGAaatcaaagaagaagaaaaggaacttAGAAGAACTACATCAAAACTACAAGTAAAAAATGAAGAGGTGAAGAATATGTCACTGGAACTGAACTCAAAACTTGAAAGTCTCCTAGAAGAAAAAATTCTACTTCAACAAAAAGTGAGATATTTGGAGGAACAATTAACTAATTTAATTGAAAATCAACCTGAAATTCAGGAACACCCAGAAGTAGCTTCACTTAAG ACTTTCGTAGAACAACAGGATAACAATATCAAAGACCTTCTCCAGACTGTGGAAGAACAATATAAACAATTAAGCCAACAGCAcagtcaaataaaagaaatagaaaatcag ctcaGAAAAACTGGTTTTCAAGAACCCACAGAAAATTTTCTTTCCTCCAAACCAAGATCACCAAGAACTACTCCCTCTCTTCagctgaataaaacaaaaaatgcagaaGAGCATG GCAAACCTACAGATTGtactaccatttacaacaaaggTGAACATACAAGTGGTGTTTACGCCATTAGACCCAGCAACTCTCAAGTTTTTAAGGTCTACTGTGATATAAAATCAG GTAGACCATGGACATTAATTCAACACCGAATAGATGGATCACAAAACTTCAATGAAACCTGGGAGAACTACAAACATGGCTTTGGAAAGCTTGATG GAGAATTCTGGTTGGGCCTAGAGAAGATAAACTCTATAGTGAGAGAATCCATTTACATTTTACGAATTGAGCTACAAGACTGGAAGGAAAACCAGCATTATATAGAATACTCTTTTCACTTGGGAAATCATGAAACCAACTATACGTTACACCTAGTTGAAATTTCTGGCAATGTCCCCAACGTACTAGCAGAGCACAGAGATTTGGTGTTTTCTACGTGGGATCATAAAGCAAAAGCAGTCATCAACTGTCCAGAAATTTATTCAG GCGGCTGGTGGTGGAATGATGCATGTGGAGGAGGCAACCTCAACAGTAAATATAACAAACCAAGAGCAAACTCTAAGCCCGAGAGGAGAAGAGGAATATGCTGGAAGTCTCAAGATGGAAGGTTATACTCTATCAAATCAACTAAAATGTTGATCCGTCCGAAAGATCCAGAAAGCTCAGAATGA